One window from the genome of Podospora pseudocomata strain CBS 415.72m chromosome 6, whole genome shotgun sequence encodes:
- a CDS encoding hypothetical protein (COG:A; EggNog:ENOG503NUQ3) codes for MASGQQPIATVYVRNLEERVKPEPLKEALMAIFSEYGNVIDIVVKTNLKAKGQAFVVFDKPESALAAIEEVQGFELFEKPMQVALARTRSDATVKQTGNEEEFDAHKRRRMAEKDKKKALETAEEQKRLKRPLPGAETAVSGRPTKNARGAGLKSTGAGAAAVVPDEYLPPNRILFVQNLPDDFGKDELTGIFSRFEGFREVRTVPGRSGIAFVEYDAEAGAITAKENTAGMALKNGEKTMKVTYQRQ; via the exons ATGGCTTCAGGACAACAGCCAATCGCCAC TGTCTACGTGCGCAACCTCGAAGAGCGCGTCAAGCCCGAACCGCTCAAGGAAGCCCTCATGGCCATCTTCTCCGAGTACGGCAATGTGATCGATATCGTTGTTAAGACCAacctcaaggccaagggcCAGGCATTTGTTGTTTTCGACAAGCCCGAGTCCGCCCTCGCGGCTATCGAAGAAGTCCAGGGgttcgagttgttcgagaaGCCCATGCAAGTCGCCCTTGCCCGCACTCGAAGCGATGCCACCGTTAAACAGACCGGCaacgaggaggagtttgatgcCCACAAGCGCCGGCgcatggcagagaagg ACAAAAAGAAGGCGCTCGAAACAGCCGAAGAGCAAAAGCGCCTCAAGCGTCCTCTTCCAGGTGCCGAAACCGCCGTCAGTGGCCGCCCAACCAAGAACGCTCGTGGTGCCGGCCTCAAGTCCaccggtgctggtgccgcCGCTGTCGTACCCGACGAAtacctcccacccaaccgcATTCTCTTCGTTCAGAACCTCCCCGACGACTTTGGCAAGGACGAGCTCACTGGTATCTTCAGCCGCTTCGAAGGTTTCCGCGAAGTCCGTACTGTCCCTGGTCGCAGCGGGATTGCTTTCGTCGAGTACGACGCAGAAGCCGGGGCTATTACTGCCAAGGAGAATACTGCTGGCATGGCGCTGAAGAATGGCGAGAAGACGATGAAGGTCACGTACCAGCGCCAGTAA
- a CDS encoding hypothetical protein (COG:S; EggNog:ENOG503NVVW) gives MDETIPQAVMATVTPSFDNTSAWHNFTLWTTQHLKMSMNMSRLAPSLEDLVLAGPRMVMKLGKLGSFISFPDAVDNFGQRTMADPTDAGVFSSALSSSTSSTTASILSDVASSSATAAAAAASAAAEDPTASVSRFSMEGARGIGSVLSYATSKWAITCIAMAILFNRTHIFAATRRRLRLAWHIRVLLRLPTILLLLWQARRLLQSIQCQTSPDFAQLRWGDPNKSFDVMFSEANSFFHGLSSTLLFGASDEDSCRSVRMVPWDNKEQSELVGSLSRLWPLFLTFCFGQFMEVLSCTVQGRPTGTETGTTLFEQSLAFAEADAAISSQLGWGLFASNASKAAADANMGTKIALTRAMIMKRVNTPPEVLLVTFISTMSYVTSHILGLLNLQPRFRLISTGFYGLCSMGCMVWSTINFSVDDPTSQGLLRYPTVYIIGIIPHTLILIGIISCAVIYFVALTLSALAVPEAGTGGETEQLTFKQRFLRAHANMQANISLSEIRIRMDMDFYTALVRAGFGAITMASEAVYLNEDHKVNLKRYTWLEEDRFREIEDLKMQWIGGVPGSRFDTVGTIGLVPVKNGQPGVNNGYAREKSAQQVSKKDGTGRRQRDGVGAAERSSRWLMAVDYMMHISRLVVVTWALCTVRFLRFVGWRNPPRWLRGLSERPKKSDGRDKKGRSRQDGESYADILSPGNGGYFTIPRDDQVDVEELLRSRMDNRNEAEVDTKLYSYFLRDGWWGNKDTSGEYVPSHPLITAGNEEVDVNDPDFDTTSMISTTETSVESDFGWETDNDNNNDWLDDGQRTPTQQNPGTELTSALVSALQRSREPSPVLDTPIDPTTLARLLHPQSAADRDEAQTLAAHLSSGTIMTRSKYKQALQRQRAQILLTNLNRANPLQRMSPEEEERQLEQLLLTRRSEAQARGGQESWKEGGAGLGAEGPQCVVCQCAPRTIIVWPCRCLGYCDDCRVSLAMNNYDKCVCCRREVSSFSRIYVP, from the coding sequence ATGGACGAAACGATACCACAAGCCGTCATGGCAACCGTCACACCCTCTTTCGACAACACCAGTGCGTGGCATAACTTTACACTATGGACAACTCAGCATCTCAAGATGAGTATGAACATGTCGAGGCTCGCGCCGTCGCTGGAAGACTTGGTGTTGGCAGGACCAAGGATGGTCATGAAGCTGGGGAAACTGGGCTCTTTTATCTCGTTTCCAGATGCGGTTGACAACTTTGGACAACGAACCATGGCCGATCCCACCGATGCCGGTGTCTTTTCGTCGGCACTCTCGTCCTCGACCAGCAGCACGACAGCCAGCATACTCAGCGACGTCgcatcctcttccgccactgccgccgccgccgccgcctctgctgctgctgaagaTCCTACCGCCTCGGTATCCCGCTTCTCGATGGAGGGAGCGAGAGGAATTGGGAGCGTTTTGAGCTACGCGACAAGCAAATGGGCCATAACTTGCATTGCGATGGCTATCCTCTTTAACCGGACGCACATATTTGCCGCGACTCGGCGTCGTTTACGACTTGCATGGCATATCCGGGTGCTGCTTCGACTCCCAACCATCTTGCTCCTGCTCTGGCAGGCTCGCAGACTTCTCCAGTCCATACAGTGCCAGACCTCTCCGGATTTCGCCCAGTTGCGGTGGGGCGATCCTAACAAGAGCTTCGACGTTATGTTCTCCGAAGCAAACAGCTTTTTCCATGGACTGAGCTCAACTTTGCTGTTCGGTGCCAGCGACGAGGACTCATGCCGTTCTGTCCGGATGGTACCATGGGATAATAAGGAACAATCGGAGCTCGTTGGCTCGCTCTCCCGATTATGGCCACTTTTCCTGACGTTTTGCTTTGGCCAGTTTATGGAGGTGCTTTCGTGCACTGTACAGGGACGCCCGACGGGCACCGAGACGGGCACAACGCTTTTTGAACAGTCTCTGGCTTTTGCAGAAGCTGATGCTGCTATCAGCAGCCAGCTCGGATGGGGTCTTTTCGCCTCCAATGCTTCTAAAGCAGCAGCGGATGCTAACATGGGCACCAAGATTGCCCTCACACGTGCCATGATCATGAAGCGCGTCAACACACCCCCTGAAGTATTGCTGGTCACTTTTATCTCAACCATGAGCTACGTCACTAGCCACATATTGGGATTGCTGAACTTGCAGCCAAGATTCCGTCTGATCAGTACCGGATTCTATGGGCTTTGCTCAATGGGGTGCATGGTTTGGAGTACCATCAACTTTTCTGTTGACGATCCCACCAGCCAGGGGCTGTTGAGATATCCCACGGTGTACATCATCGGAATCATTCCTCACACTCTCATCTTGATTGGCATCATTTCCTGTGCGGTCATTTACTTCGTGGCCCTGACACTTTCCGCTCTCGCTGTGCCCGAGGCTGGGACCGGCGGCGAGACGGAACAGCTTACCTTCAAGCAGCGCTTCCTCCGTGCTCATGCCAACATGCAGGCAAACATTTCACTTTCCGAGATCCGGATTAGGATGGATATGGACTTTTACACCGCGCTGGTCCGGGCTGGCTTTGGTGCCATCACCATGGCTAGCGAGGCAGTTTATCTTAATGAGGACCACAAGGTGAATTTGAAGCGGTATACTTGGCTGGAAGAGGACCGGTTCCGTGAGATTGAGGACCTGAAGATGCAGTGGATCGGAGGCGTTCCTGGATCTCGGTTTGATACGGTCGGCACGATAGGACTTGTGCCGGTTAAAAATGGGCAGCCGGGGGTCAACAATGGGTATGCCAGGGAGAAGTCGGCGCAGCAGGTTTCCAAGAAGGACGGCACTGGCAGGAGACAgagggatggggttggggctgcGGAGAGGAGTTCCAGGTGGCTCATGGCGGTTGATTACATGATGCATATTTCGCGTCTTGTGGTGGTTACTTGGGCATTGTGTACGGTCAGGTTTCTCAggtttgttggttggaggaACCCGCCGCGTTGGCTGAGGGGGTTGTCTGAACGGCCGAAGAAGTCGGACGGGCGGGATAAGAAGGGGAGGTCGAGACAGGATGGGGAGTCGTATGCTGATATTCTTTCTCCTGGCAATGGGGGTTATTTTACGATTCCGCGGGACGACCAGGTtgatgtggaggagctgctcaGAAGCAGGATGGACAACCGCAACGAGGCAGAAGTCGACACCAAGCTCTACAGCTACTTCTTGCGGGATGGCTGGTGGGGGAATAAGGACACCAGCGGGGAATAcgtcccctcccaccctttGATCACGGCCGGCAACGAGGAGGTCGATGTCAACGACCCTGACTTTGACACGACAAGCATGATCTCCACGACGGAGACCTCTGTCGAGAGTGACTTTGGCTGGGAGACTGAcaatgacaacaacaacgactgGCTTGACGACGGGCAGCGAACACCCACGCAGCAAAACCCCGGCACCGAGCTCACCTCCGCTCTCGTCTCTGCCCTCCAGCGATCAAGAGAACCCTCACCCGTGTTGGACACCCCCATCGACCCAACCACCCTCGCCCGACTTTTACACCCCCAGTCCGCCGCCGACCGAGACGAAGCCCAGACCCTGGCCGCCCATTTATCCTCCGGCACGATAATGACGCGCTCCAAGTACAAGCAAGCGCTCCAGCGGCAGCGAGCGCAGATTTTGCTCACCAACCTTAACCGTGCCAACCCGTTGCAGAGGATGAGtccagaagaggaggaaagacAGCTTGAGCAGCTGCTTCTCACTCGGCGGTCGGAGGCGCAGGCGAGGGGGGGGCAGGAGTCgtggaaggaagggggggcggggttgggggcggaggggCCGCAGTGTGTGGTTTGCCAGTGCGCACCGAGGACGATCATTGTGTGGCCGTGTAGGTGTTTGGGGTATTGTGATGATTGCAGGGTGAGCTTGGCGATGAACAATTATGACAAGTGTGTTTGCTgtaggagggaggtgagtaGTTTTAGTAGGATTTATGTTccttga